A stretch of Porites lutea chromosome 5, jaPorLute2.1, whole genome shotgun sequence DNA encodes these proteins:
- the LOC140937005 gene encoding protein STPG3-like yields MPAITSLPQAAQTASKLTYAFAPSPLKAPNNIPSLPAIPPQIGSISRTYRSRIPAKLATVSLVGRRDRSKNAPSVFFEEKQGETFASLEECMQSRPPLQLDLTGPKPTTYDPPATLPWETSSPSYTMRPKTQPERDQGGDRVAWSKQWIASPDIWTYRANFDSRYTWPSPAHYSSRPTVGSPQFLLSQSPSHTFGKRREFSISKKGSEDEPAPNQYDYKKGKDQSMRRSPSYTIQQGRRGGTVFWMAREPVPGPGSYNPRVYRTSSKRCAPSFSLSRSPREIGITRNCTF; encoded by the exons ATGCCAGCCATCACTTCATTACCGCAAGCCGCACAGACGGCGAGCAAACTTACCTACGCGTTTGCACCTTCGCCTCTGAAAGCCCCAAATAACATTCCATCGCTGCCCGCCATTCCTCCACAAATCGGTTCGATATCCAGGACATATCGATCAAGAATTCCAGCTAAATTAGCCACCGTTAGCCTGGTTGGGAG GAGAGATCGTTCTAAAAATGCTCCAAGTGTCTTTTTCGAAGAAAAGCAAGGTGAAACTTTTGCAA GCCTAGAGGAGTGCATGCAGTCACGGCCACCATTACAACTAGACTTAACTGGTCCAAAGCCGACAACTTATGACCCCCCAGCGACCCTACCATGGGAAACATCTTCACCAAGTTACACGATGCGACCCAAGACTCAGCCAGAGAGAG ATCAAGGTGGTGACAGAGTTGCTTGGAGCAAACAGTGGATTGCCAGTCCGGATATCTGGACATACAGAGCTAACTTTGATAGTAGG TACACGTGGCCTTCACCAGCTCATTATTCATCAAGACCCACTGTTGGAAGCCCTCAGTTCCTTTTAAGCCAGTCACCATCACACACATTTGGCAAAAGAAGAGAATTCTCAATCAGCAAGAAAG GTTCAGAAGATGAACCAGCCCCAAACCAGTATGATTACAAGAAAGGCAAGGATCAGTCAATGAGAAGATCACCCTCATATACCATTCAACAAGGCAGGAGGGGTGGTACTGTGTTTTGGATGGCTAGAG AGCCCGTGCCAGGTCCAGGGTCGTATAATCCACGGGTGTATCGCACAAGCAGCAAGCGCTGTGCTCCTTCCTTCTCACTGTCAAGGTCACCCAGAGAGATAGGAATCACAAGGAACTGTACATTCTAA
- the LOC140937726 gene encoding synaptotagmin-6-like, whose protein sequence is MSIAAWIVAYVLLGLLFIITLVYVGVLVMRAYTIRKENRMKASNYGFILSPPPSETSGTDTPPSPKRLEASVKPPSEAPFSVGDMREIRIQPLLIRRSIDFPSPLSPSSPRTPNTPGFFEDLGSLDPSLYTMVAEEDEEPPTPGAPDGRSSPYNLGQAHFIVKFDQHRSVLTVRLVKALNLSPMEKEWSKPCNPYVIVQLLPDYRHQLQSTVHRKTTNPRFDETFEFELSYKELQVQTLWLTFLSFDSSSRHEVIGQVVLPLADLDLANENVFRTDIRPSLKKQVSLGEMMVSLGYLKSAERLTVVVIKARNLPSVNIKGTDSYVKVHLLVAGKRAKKKKTSVRKGTLNPVFNEAVSFDIAMDALNSVDLLLSVMHENEIIGCVQIGAHSTGKELDHWREVRTANKPVAHWHSLQDPKKFY, encoded by the exons ATGTCAATAGCAGCATGGATAGTAGCCTACGTGCTTCTAGGCCTACTGTTTATCATAACACTCGTGTACGTTGGTGTTTTGGTTATGAGAGCATATACCATTCGAAAAGAAAATCGAATGAAAGCTTCAAACTACGGCTTCATCCTCTCGCCACCTCCGTCTGAAACTTCGGGAACCGACACCCCTCCGAGTCCTAAGCGATTGGAAGCTTCGGTCAAACCCCCAAGCGAGGCTCCTTTTTCTG ttggtGACATGCGCGAAATTCGTATCCAGCCCCTTCTCATCAGACGTTCCATTGACTTCCCTTCACCCCTGAGTCCCAGCTCTCCTAGGACACCCAATACTCCGGGATTCTTTGAGGACCTCGGAAGCCTGGATCCTAGTCTTTACACAATGGTTGCAGAG GAGGATGAAGAGCCCCCTACTCCTGGTGCCCCAGATGGCCGCTCTTCGCCGTACAATCTTGGTCAAGCTCATTTTATAGTCAAGTTTGATCAGCATCGCTCAGTGCTCACTGTAAGACTAGTCAAGGCCCTTAACCTGTCTCCAATGGAAAAAGAATGGAGCAAACCATGTAATCCGTATGTTATAGTACAACTTCTTCCCGATTACCGGCACCAGTTGCAGTCCACTGTGCATAGGAAAACCACAAACCCTCGCTTCGATGAAACGTTTGAATTTGAG ttatcGTACAAGGAGCTCCAAGTTCAAACGCTATGGCTTACGTTTCTCTCATTTGATTCGTCGTCGCGTCACGAGGTGATTGGACAAGTGGTTTTACCATTAGCGGACTTGGATCTGGCCAATGAAAATGTCTTTAGAACTGATATCAGACCGAGTCTTAAG AAACAAGTGTCTTTGGGCGAAATGATGGTGTCGCTTGGCTATCTTAAGTCTGCAGAGAGGCTAACTGTTGTCGTCATCAAGGCTCGGAATCTACCGTCAGTTAATATAAAGGGAACAG ATTCGTATGTCAAAGTCCACCTACTGGTCGCAGGAAAACgcgcgaaaaagaaaaagacgtcGGTCAGGAAAGGGACACTTAATCCTGTATTTAACGAAGCAGTGTCATTTGATATAGCAATGGACGCTTTAAACTCTGTTGATCTGCTATTGTCGGTCATGCATGAAAACGAAATAATTGGCTGTGTTCAAATTGGTGCCCATTCCACTGGCAAGGAGCTGGACCACTGGAGGGAGGTCCGGACTGCTAATAAACCTGTTGCGCACTGGCATTCGCTACAAGATCCCAAAAAATTCTACTAG